Sequence from the Spirochaetaceae bacterium genome:
TAGATGTAAGTACTTTTATACCTACTAACAACAAAAAAGATTACTATTTATTTTTTGGCCAGCTGGTTAATTATAAGCGGGTAGATTTAGCGATAGAAGCCTTTAGGCAAAGCGGCAAAATCCTCGTTATTATTGGCGGCGGTAAAAAGCCCAAAAACTTACCGCCTAACGTTAAATTTTTAGGCCATATCGCTAAGGAACAAACTTTAACTTATTTAGCAGAGGCACGGGCGCTTATCTTTCCCGGTGAAGAAGATTTTGGTATTATCCCGGTAGAGGCTATCGCCTGTGGCACACCGGTAATTGCTTATGCTAAAGGCGGCGCTTTAGAGACGGTGATTGAGGGGGAAAGCGGTATCTTTTTTAACGAGCAAACTCCCTCTGCTCTTAACGCAGCCATCACCAAATTAGAAAGCGGCCATTACAACTTTAACGCTAAAGCTATGCATAAACTTGCCTTAAACTTTGATAAAACCATCTTTAAAACTAAAATTACCAATGCCGTTAATAAGCTGTTAGCAAGTTATTAAGAGTTTATTAACAAGTTATTAACAGCTGTTTTTTAGGCTGCCGGCCGGGTTATTAAAGATGAACTAAAAATAATACCATACTATACATTAATATATGATAATATTATTTTTTAAAAATTGTTATTTTAGGATTGTTTTGCTTATTAACAAAAGTTATTAACAAGTTATTAACAGGACTGTTTATGGCTGTACAGAGCCTCTTTTGTGTTATATAATAAGTTATGGTTAGCTACGATACACTTTTTACCACCTTAAAACAATTATTGCCGCCGCCTGACTGGCCGTTTACTACGGCTTATCAGGTGCTGGTTTTTTGTATTATTTCGCTGAGGACAAAAGACGAAGTAAGCTACAGCCGCAGTAAGGCTTTGTTTGCCATAGCACCGACGGCTAGGCTAATGTGCACTTTAAGCGAGGCAGAAATTGCGGCTCTTATTTATCCTGCCGGGTTTTTTAAACGCAAAGCCGAACAAATTTTAACGTTATCGCAAAATTTAACGGCTAACGGCCAAGAACAGCCGCCGGCTAACCTTAATGAGTTATTAAATATTAAAGGGGTTGGTCTAAAAACGGCCAATTTAGTGTTAAGCAGGGGTTTTAATATTCCCGCTATTTGTGTAGATGTGCATGTGCACCGTATCTGCAACCGTTTGGGCTTAATTAATACCACTACCCCCGATGAAAGCGAAGCGGCCTTGCGCTTAGTGATGCCTAAAGAATGGTGGATTGACAGTAATCAGCTATTGGTTAGCTTTGGTCAAACTATTTGTAAACCGCAAAGACCTTTATGCTCTAAATGCCCTTTTAATAAGTTTTGCCCAAAAATAATAATATAAATAGATAATAAATAACAGCTAATTAATAATTGAAGGAAGCCGCCTTTTGACGGCAATTATTAATTGTTATCTACTCTCTATTACCTAAACAAGTGTGTAGTTTTTAAAATAAGCAAATAAAGCGATACTATAATTATGAGCAAACAATTTAAAAATATGTTTAACCATCTTTTACAGACATGGTATAAAGCTATGAGCGGGCAGCAAGGTACTAAAGGTATTTTAGTAGCTTTAACCGTATTAGTGGTGTTGGTGGTGTTGGTTATTGTGGCCCTGCCTTACTTTTTTCAGGCCCTAGTTGTTATATCACGGCTAGTTATTATTAGTGTGCTGGTGCTGATTGTCGCCTTAGTTTTAGGCCCGCCTTTAGCCCGCAGTATGGCTAAGCGCGGCTTTTTTGCCGGCCATAACACCGTTGTAGTGAGTGAGAGTGAGCAAAAAATTTACGAAAAAGCCGTTAATTGTAAACAAATTAACCTTAATGTAACTTATGCCAACGTTACTTTAAGTTTTACCGATAAAGATGAGGTAGAAATTAGCTACCAAATTACCGAAGGGCAGCCGCACTTTTTAAGTTATGCTTTAAATTACGATGAATTAACCGAAACTTTAAGTTTTAATCAGGGCAGTAACCAAAATAAAAATATTTTAACTTACAACCTCTTTATAAATGTACCTAAAAGTTATAAAATCGCCTTAGGCGGTAAATTAGTAGAGGGTAAACTTAATATAGAAGGCACCCATACTTTAGAAAAAGTTGATATTGATGCCGTTAATTTGCCCATTAGTCTTAAAGATTGTACGATAGAAAATTTAAAACTAACCGGTTTAAATTTAAAGTTAGATAGTAATAATATAGCTATTAATTATGCCAGCGTTATGGCTACCGGCAGCCAATTTAATTTGCATTTAGCTGCCGGTAATAAAGGGGCTAAACTTAAAACTAACTCGGCTATTGCTTCGTTTTCGCTTAATAATAAACCGCTGGGTAAAATGTTTAACCACAGCAGCTTTTTACTGTGGGAGGCCGCAGGCGGCGACTATGCTATGTACGAATTTAATGTAATAACATCGCAAATTAATTTTTACACTACAAATAACTAAGGCGCCTATCTGCCGAGCGGTAGAGTAATTAACAAGATAACAAAAAAGCAAGTATGATTATTAATACTTGCTTTTTTTATTTTTAAAAATTATATACCGGCAAAAACTTTGCCGGTATAGTTGTTTGGCTAAACCTTTGATTATTTTCTAATCATATTTAGGCTGCCGTGTATCACATCTGAGAAGGCTTGCCTTGCATCGCCTACAATTTGTGCAGGTAAAGCTGTTTTGCTGTTAAACATAATATTGGCCATACCAAGTGTGCCCGAAAATAAAACCATCATTAAATTATAAGGGTTACCATCGCGCAAAATGCCCGATTGCTGCCCCTGTACAATGGCTTTTTCTAGTATACCAAAAACGTTTTGTACCTTTTCGTTAATAGCTGGGTATTCGTCCCAACTCCTAATGGCATCACCCATAATTAAGGCTAAAAATTCGGTATTTTCGGCACAAAAATCGTAAAATACCTCAGCCGATTTAATTAATAGCTGCGCAACATCATCTTTGTGTACCGCTACAACTTTTTCGTTTAGCTGTTGGTAAAGCTCTACCGCGCGCCTTTCCACAATAGCTACAAATAAAGCTGTTTTATCGGGATAATGATGATACATAGCAGCGCTGGTAACACCAAGACTCCCTGCTAAGCTTTTTAAGGTTAGGCCATCAATACCTTTTTCACGGATAAGCTGAATACCTTTTTCAAGTAAATCTTGCTTTAAGTCGGCGGGGTAGTGATACTTCTTTTTTACTGGTTCCATAGTTTTGCTCCTCTTTTTTTTAAATTTTAAATTATATTTTAATTTTTTTACTCTATGTTATTGCCACTCAATAAACTTTATCTTTACTCTAATTTCAAAGATAATATATCTTATTTAAATTTCATATACTCTGTTAGCCATAAAACCGTTTTTTTTACCTACTTAATAGCTCATTATAAGCGTTTTACTAAATTTGTCAAATTTTTAAATTAAAAAACTTTGTATAAGCTATACTGGTAATTATAATCTAAAGAAAATAGTTTGTAAATAGCTTTGCTAATTATGATTAATAAAAATTTGTAAATTTATATTTTGGCTTATGGATACCGGCTTACAAACCAATTTTTAAAGGCATCAAGCCTATTAAGAACCGATTCGTTCATGTTATTGCGTACCACAAAAGGAGCGGTACGGGTGTTAATAGCAAGGCCGTACAATAAAACGCCTTCGTTAATGGGCACCACAATAAAAGTAGTGTGCATGCTTTCGTTATCGGCTACCCTAAAAATAGATTGCCTAAGCACTTGCAAGTTGGTAATTGTAATGGCTAACTGATTACTATGCGATAAAAAAGTAGCTCGGTAGTTGGCTACGCCAAAAGTTTCGTCATCTTGCACAAAATAAAGCACTAAACGGCTGGGTACCGTAGTAACACTAGGTATGGTTATAGGTTGGCCGCCGGGGCCATCTACTACCGTAACCGTATGAATTAAGGTTTTAACTCTTCTTTCGCCGCGGCTAAAAAATTCTAACCCCGATAGGCTCTCTATATTTAATAGCGAATTAAATAAATTTAAGGTACTTGCTCCTCTTAACGGTAAAAAATAGGCGGCTTCGATTAAGGTGCGTGGGTGTTGCTGCGCTAAAATGTCTCTTACATTTAGGGCAAAGAGAGTTTGGGGTAAATAATCCAGCTGGTCAATGCTGCCTACTAAGTTATTTAGCCTATTGCCGGCTAATAACAGTTGTACATCGTCGCTGCTGTAACCTAAATCGTGAATGCTTAAGGTAAAGCCGGCACGGCTTAAAGTAAATAAAAAAAACAAGGTGGTTAATAAAACTTTTTTTGTCATAATAGCTATAGTATAACATATTTTTTTATTTTTAAATAAGGGGATTATGATATTTTTATAATTAATTTTTGATTATTAGGTAACAAATTGATTACGGCCATTTAAATTTGTTTATAATAGTTGATATAAAACATAAAAAGTAGGCTTAATGCCATAAAAACTATCATAACCTTGTTAAAACTTTTTTTTTAGGCTATAACTATATGATGAACAATTTAAAAATGGAGCAGACTGTTTCTCTGTTTCCCATCTTTTGTGCGGTTTTTTACGTATGTACCAGTATTTTTGCCAACATACTCTCCACTAAGCTTGTTTTACTAGGCTTTGCGGGGAATATGGTGGTAGATGCCGGTACTATTATTTACCCCTTAGGTTTTGTAGCGCGCGATATGCTGCACAAAAACTTAGGGCGTAAGCTGGCTAACCAAGTAGTCATTTTAAATGGTTTTGTGATAGCTTTTATGGCCTTGCTTTTTTATATTGGGGCCTTATTGCCGCCGGCTTACCAAGATTGGCCGCATCAGGCCGCATTCGAAGCCGTTTTACTGCCGGTGCGCCGCATTATTATTGCCAGTATTATTGCCGAAATGGTGGCTAATTTACTGAGCGGCATTATCTTTGGCAAAATACTCAAAGCTAACTTAAAGCATGATATGCTAGCCAGCTTTGTTAGCAGCCTAGCCGCTATGCTGGTAGATAGTGTGCTGTTTACCTTAATTGCCTTTGCCGGAGTTTTCCCTACCCATGTGCTTATCAGTATTATGGTGGTAAACTTAGTAGTTAAAGGTTTAGTGGCCGTAGCGGGCACACCGCTGATTAAGCTGGCTAAACTAAAGGTAAATAAAGAAGATTTATAAACTATTAAAATAAACGTATTTTGTCTTTGCGGAGGAGCGGTAGCAACTATTAAGCATTTGGTAACCATAAAAAGATAGTTACCGGCTTGCAAAGTTTCTTGCTTTCGCAGGCAAAATACGCTATAATTATCGTAAGATTATGTACAAACGCAGAGCAACAGGACAAGTTAAAGCAGGCAGCTTGATTATAGGCAGTAGTTCGCCTATTACTATACAAACTATGTGGGATAAACCGCTGGATATTATAGACACCGGCTTAATAAACCGTATTAATGGTCTTAAAAAATTAGGCTGCGATATTATCCGTTTTGCCGTACCTACTATGCAGGCAGCCGAGCAGCTAGGCCTTTTAGCCGACCGGCTAGAGTTGGCGGTAGTGGCCGATATTCATTTTGATTACCGTATTGCTTTAAAATGTTTAGATTATCCTATCGCTAAGTTACGCTTAAATCCCGGTAATATCGGTGGGGCTAAGCAAGTTAAAGAGGTGGCCCGCAAAGCGCTTGATAAAGCCATACCTATACGTATAGGCGTAAATGGCGGCAGCCTAGAAAAGCGACTGGCGAGTTTGCCAAGAGTAGAGGCCTTAGTGGCCTCTGCCCTAGAGGAAGCTAATTTGTTAGAGCAGGTAGGGTTTAAACAAATTGTTGTTTCTATTAAAGATAGTAACCCAAACTATGTGCTGGAGGCCAATCGCTTGCTGGCTAAGCAGTGTGATTACCCTTTACATTTAGGTATTACAGAGGCCGGGCCTCTTATCCCTAGCCTTACCAAAAGCGCTTTCTTTTTAGGTACCTTACTCAGCGAAGGTATTGGCGATACCATTCGTATTAGTATTAGCGATACTCCCGAGCGCGAAGTAATGGCTGGGCGCGAGCTATTAAGTACTTTAGGTTTAGCTAACCAACCTAAGCCTAAATTAATTAGCTGCCCGCGCTGCGGTCGTGCCAGCTTTGATGTACACGGTTTTAGCCAAAAGCTTGAGCCCATTTTGTACACTATAAATAAAGATATTACCATAGCGGTGATGGGTTGTGCCGTTAATGGGCCCGGTGAAGCCGGCCATGCCGATTTAGCTATTAGCGGTATTGGCGATAAAGTATTTGTTTATAAATATGGCCAAAAGGTATATAGCGGTAAAGCTATAGAAGCAGAAAGCTACTTTATGCAGCAATTAAATGAGCTGGCGGCAGGTTAAGCCGTTACTATCTATAATTGCCTAAAGCGCCTCTTTATGTTAAAGTAAGTTATGGCCTTTAATCCTCTTTATGCTGTTCGTTCTCTAAAGCCGCCGCCGCTGTGGGCTAAACTTTTTGCTCTTACGGCCTTGCTGTTAATGGCAGCAACAATTACTATTAGTTTTGTTTCGCAAAGTTTATTTACCGAGCAACTGCATAATCAGCTGCGCAGCGAAGCTTTAACAAGCGCCCAAAATTTTAGTCATAACTTTTGGCAAAGTTTAAATTTTACCCATCAAAGTATTAATAACTTGCTGGCTATAACTACCGGTTTGCCTAATCAAGCTAGTTTAATTAACAACTTTTTTGCCGCTAACCCTAGCTTGGCTTTTTTTAATACAGCCGGCCATAGTTACCTTAATCCCCGTTTAGCCGCCAGCCTAGATAACGAACTGCTTACCCGTTATGTTAATACCACTATTGCTCACCCGCCGGTAACTTATGATAGGTTAATGCTGCAAAATATTTCGGTGGTTTTTAATCGCCCTTTGCTGGCCGTTCGCTTTAGCAGCGGCCCGCAAGATTTAGGGTTGCTTTTTATTATTTTGGCCGATGAGCTTTATCAAAGTTTAGCCGGCAGCGGACAAACTTTGGTGCTGGATACCAGCGGCCAACTGCTCGTGCAATTTACTTTAAATAGCAGCCAGCCCGATTTTTCGTTGTTGCCCGGCTGGGCAGAGTTTGTAATGGGCGATAATAACTCTTTATTTTATAGCTATAGTTTTGCCGGTACCAGCTATTTAGCCAGCCTTTACAGGGCTAACCAATTAGATATTGTAACTTTAACCACCACACCGCTTACGGCCGAGCTAACTTTTGTTGCTACCCTTACTCGCCTTAATCTTTTAATAAGCGCTCTGTTACTATGGCTAACTTTTCCTATTTTGTGGTTATTTAGCCGTACCATTACTACGCCTTTACGGCAGTTAATTACGGCCAGCGAACAATTAAGGCACGGTAGCTATGCCATTAATTTACCTAATTACGGCCGTAACGAGCTGGGGCAGCTTAGCCATAGTTTTAAGGAGTTGGCTGCTAATTTAAGTGAAGAAGAACGGGCGAAAGCTAACCACCCCAAGCAATTTAACGAATTTATTAACGGCGAATTTAAAGAGGCCGCCATTATAGCTGCCAGCATTAAAGATTTTGAGCTTTTTGTCAATGAAATGAGCCCCTTAGAGCTGATGAGCTTTTTAAACGATTACCTTAAACGTATGTTTAATTGTCTTAAGGCTACCGGTGTTATCCTTACTAAAATAAATGCCGATAGTTTTGTGGCTGTTTATAGCTCGCCGTTAAGTAATAATGTTAAAAACGCTGTAGATGCCGCCATTTTAATGCGTGAAAGCCTTAATAGCTATAATTTAAAGCGGGTGAGTAAAGGCGAACGGTTAATAAAGATGAACTGTGGTATAAGTTATGGTAAGGTTATTGTAGGTAAATTAAACAACGAAAATACGGTAATTGGCGAGGCGGTAACCTTAGCTAAAAGCTTGCGCCGGCTTAACTATAATTTTGAAACAGATATTTTAATTAACCAGCTAAGCTACCAAAGAGTAGCCGGTATTTATTTAACCAAAGTGCAAGAAAAAGTTAAACTGGCCGGCAAAGACGAAGCAGAGGCCGTTTACTTTATTGAAGGGCGCACTAAAAGTAACATTGCTAACCTTAGCCAAAACATTAACGATATTAGGCATACTCTCGATAAAAAACGCAGTAAGGTAAGGGTAAATAATGAGCAAAACTAGCAAATTGATTGGCGGTGATTTTTATGTGTGTACAAAGCTTTAGCGGTACCTCCGCCTTGAGGGTAGCAGCAACTTTGTCGAGGCACCCTTTACCGTACGTGCCCCGCTTAATCGTGTATTTTGATAAGTAAAATATAAGTTATGAGTAAAGTTAGTAAATTAGCAATTATTATTTTTATAACTATTTTTGTATTATTGGCAGGGCTGGCTTTTGGCCATTATCACTCGCTTAAAACTGATAATCAGTTAAATAAAGTTAGTTATTTAAACAATACCGAATTAATAAAATTATTTACCACCGAGTTTGCTTCTAGTTTAGTTGTCTTAATCCCAATAGTAGAAGATACTCCCGGCAACGAAGCTTTAGCAGAGGCTATAACTGATACTGCCGAACCAGCTTTGCCAACGCAAGCAAATATTGTAGCAGATGAGCCTAGTCCTTTGCCGGTTATCGGTGTAACCCCTAACGAAACACCGGTGCCAGAGGTGGTAACAGAGGTTGCCCCTATAATACCGGTTAGCTCATCGCCTGTGCTAACCACCGCTCCGCCCGTTAATCTGCCGCCGGCAGTAATAGAAGTCATTCAACCGCCGCCAGCTGCTTTAGCTGTAGCCGAACCTGAGTCGGCGGTAATTACCCACTTAGCGCCAGCGGTTATGCTATCACCTATAGCAGGGCAGGTGCTAGATTTAAGCGGTGAGCGCGCTCTAATTATTAACTGGCAACTGCCGGAGGAAGCTACCGATAGCAGCTTAGTACTTACTAATTTAAATACCGGCCGGGTTATTTTAACGCGTAACCAAATTAGGGGCAGCAGCTTTAGTTATACCAATTTAGCCCAGCTGGAAGAAGGTAACTTTAGCCTAAGCCTGCAAAGTTTTAGGCGCACCGCCGGCGCAGTACTTGGCAATGAGCCGGTGGTAATAAATTTTACTTTAAGTTTACAGCCTATGCCGGCACCGGTTATGAGCAGCGCTAATAGCTTTTCTACACCCACTCAACGTATCGAATGGCAAGCCATAAGCCGTGCTAATAGTTACCGTGTAATAATTACTAACAACGATACGGGGGCTAGGCCGGTAAATATAGTGGCGCGTACCAACTTTGCTACCGTTAGGCTGCCGGCCGGCCATTATACCGTAACAATTATCCCTATTAACGAATTTAACCGCGAAGATAATGCCGGTAGCGTTAGCCAAACCATAATCATAAACTTATAACTAAAATAAAAATAATTTTATTACTAAATTATTGCTATGGGCTACGTTTAGTCCTTTATAAATAAATATAACATTTATTTTTTATTACCACTTATAATGCTTGATTAATTATGGAAAATAATATACAATAGCTGCTAGATATACATGTAGTCTAAAACTTTTTTATAGGAGTATTAGATATGAAAAATATAAAGTTATGGCTGCTCTTATTAGCGGCTTTAGCCTTTATAGGCTGTAATAATAGCAGGAGTAGCGGCAGTGGTAATAACGATGGGGGCGGGGAACAGCCGCCGGTTATTGGCGGCGGTAACGAAGGTGATGGCAGCCCCGATGGCGGAGGCGATGAAGGCCCGGTTATTAATTGGGTGGCTTTACCCACCGCAGACCAGCTTAGCACTATTAATGTAAGTATTGCAAACCAGCCGGGATTAATGATAAATGGCGGTAATGGTTCGGCTAGTGTAAGCGGCGCTGCTTTAACTTTAGGTAATACGGCAGGAGCAAGTACTGTAGGCGGTGTACCTTCGGCTCCTAGTACTTCTAGGTTACAAATAGTGGTAACGGTTAATTTTACCCCTATTAGCGGTCTTCCTATAACACCGATAGATGTGGTAAACTCATTAAGAAGTTGGGGGCCGTTTGGCAACAATGTTATCACACCTGTTAATAATCTTGCCGCTGCCGCCGGTTTTGCCGGAGCAGATATTACCATTGTAGCTATCCCTAATTAGGAATAACCTTATTTAATAATTTTAATTAATAACCCCCATTGTAGCTGGGGGTTATTTGTAAGCGGCCCATTAATAGTTAATTACCAGCCGCCCGATAATTTAAGTAATGAAACCGCTTTTTTTATGGCTAATTTTACTTATAAGCTTTAATGGTTACGGCCTGCAACTTTACTTTAACGATAGGCTTGCCCACATATATAATACCGATGAACTAACTACCATCGCTATGACCGATGAAGCCGGCCGCCAATACATTACCCTTAACGATATTATCCCTTTAGGCCAAAATAACCCAACTGTTGTTATTAACGGCAGTCTTAGGCTAGGGCAGCTAACAGCCGAGCAATTAATGAACGAGCATTTAGTGGTAACAAATACTATCAGGCTTGGCCGAAATAATGTAATCATAAATAGGATAGATGCTTATGCCGAGCTTTTAAATGATAATAACTTAACGGTTTGGCTTAGCAGCCCGCAGCCTGTTCTGCAGCGGCAGATAGAAAATTTTGGGCTTTTGCATAGGGTAAATATTAAAATGGTTATTGTACCTAATTTAGCTACAGCTATCGAAAGTTTACCCTTAACTGGCGAGAGCCCGCCCGATGTTATTATTACCACAGCCGATAACTCTTTTATTTATAATTATCGCGACAATTTTATTCCTTTAAGCAGGGCCGTTTTAGCCGATGAGCAGCGGTACGGCAGTTTTTTTCGTTTAGCCCCTAGTTATTTGCAAGCTATAGCTTATCCGCTGCTGTTTAGTTACCAAGCTTTACTTTACAATAGCGATGTTATGCATCACTCGCTTTTTGATGGCGCTGTTCCTACTGTACCTAGCTTGCATAGAGCAGCTGCGGCCGTGCAAAATTTTGTAACTACACCTATTGCATGGAATGTAAGCGGAGCTACCGCTTTTTTGCCTTTTTTAAGAATAAACGGTCTTAATACTAGTCTTCAGGAAGAAAATTTACGGGCGGCGTTTAATTTAGGGCAAAGCTTATTTGCCAGCCCGCATATACGTAACATTTCCGGTGATATTAACAGCCGTGAAATTGCGCTGTTTTTTAGCGATACCGGTTGGGCCGGTACAGTTAATACCGGTTTAGTTGATTTAGCCTTTTTAGCTTTGCCGCAAGGTATGCAGCCGCTCTTTACGTATTATGTGGCTTTAAGCCCCATAGAGGCGCCAGCTAGCTTGGCCGGCCAAAGGTTAATTTTAAGTTTATGGGGAAATGCCGGCCAATTTAGAGTGGCCGCAGAGCGGGGGTTTTACCCTAACCGGCTTGGACAGTTAATGCGGCCTTTGCATATTGGCGAACGGGAAGCTTTAGAGGCTAGCTTAGCGAATGGAGCTATGTTAAGTGGAGTTGATGGCTGGCAAGCTTTGTTAAACCGTTTTACCGCTTTATTTTCGTTAGTTATGTCTGGGCTAATCACGATTGATGAAGCTATAAGTAATTTTTAATACGGTAAAATATAACTAATAAAAACATTTTGATTGGTTAGTTCTAGTTAAATTTGCTTTTTGTAAATTAACGATGATCCCACTTTATTAAGGCAATAATTGGTCGAGACCCATCATTCTGGTCATACTGCATTACATTCCAATCATCTCTAAATTCAATAAAATTATAAGACATAATATAAGATACATTCTCTCTAACTCTGTTATAAGCATCTACATATCTAACTAAAGCTCCATGAGGAATTATCATAACTTTATATTGTATATTTAGAGGGTCGTTTATTTGTAAGCTGTTAAATAACACTTGAGAAAATGTAGAATCTAGCCAAGCTAAATGAAAAATAAAATCATGGAAGCTTCGCCTATAGCTATTCCACCAACCATTAGGTTGGTTACGAGCAAGAGCTACAGACTCTAACAAATTTATGGAATAATTTCTTAGAAAAGGTGAATCTGGTATGAAAGATAAAGAAAAAGAAGTAGAATTAGGAACTAAATGAAAAGAAACGTTAGGGTTTACATAATGCCTAAACAAAACAGCAGTAGAATTTATATAACCGCCGCCAAATACCATAGCCGGTCCGGCTCTAAAGGTTCTATATCTTACATCCGTAAACCTAGTGGTTCTAAGAATAAATTCACCCATTTCATTTAATAATTGAGAAATTCCTTGTTGAAGCCTTCGCTCATCAACTTCAGGCCAGCTAGAGCCATCTCTATAAATTAAAAATTGATAACCAAGCATAGCGTCATAAAAAAATGTGTATTCTAATTGTTCATTTAAATCTCTTATAGTAGGAAGAGAATAATTATTTTCTATAATTAAAACTAAATTTCTATCTAGCAGAGCATGAGGTTTTTCTACAGTAGATAAGATTTGCTCATCTTCTATTATTTGATTATAAGAATCTTCTTTTTGGCCACAAGAATAATATAAAATAATATGGATAAATAATAAAATATAAATGAGCTTAGCTAGTTTCATAATAAAAACTCCTTTAAATATAAAGCATTAATATTATATAAGTACACTAAATCTTTGTCAAGTCCTTATAATACAAAATAGCTTGTTGCGCTTGCTTTTTTGCTTATAACGCCTTGACAAAGATGGTCTAGTAATAATTAATTGCTAACCGCCCGATACTATAAATATCGCCTAAATACCCTGTAACTTATGAATAAGCAAATACTCCCATTAACCCAGCAAGCCAAACAGGCCATCACCATTAAACGCCTCGTAACTAAACTCCGGCAGGCCCGTACCAATTATTACAATAGCGGCGAGCTGCTTTTAACCGATAATAACTTTGATGATTTAGAGGATAAATTAAGGGCTTTAGCCCCCCACCATAGCTACTTTAAAACAGTAGGCATAAATTTTGATAGCAGCGGTGAAGCCGGCAAGGTAAAACATCTTGTACCTATGCTTAGCGCCGATAAAGCCAAAGATATGACCGAAGTAAGCAAGTGGTTGGGTAAGCTTAAGCTGGCTAGCTATCAATTAATTATAGAGCCTAAGATAGATGGCCTGTCGGCTAGCTGCCGTTATGTTAATGGTTTGCTTGATGTTGTAGCCACACGTGGTGATGGTAGAACAGGACAGGATATTACAGAGGTAGCCGGCTACATAAGCGCTATCCCTAAAAAGTTAAGCCAGCCTTTAACCATCGAGGTACGCGGCGAATTATACCTGCCCCGCAATACCAGCTATGATACTAAAGGTAAACCTTTGCGCAACAACACCGTA
This genomic interval carries:
- a CDS encoding endonuclease III, whose product is MVSYDTLFTTLKQLLPPPDWPFTTAYQVLVFCIISLRTKDEVSYSRSKALFAIAPTARLMCTLSEAEIAALIYPAGFFKRKAEQILTLSQNLTANGQEQPPANLNELLNIKGVGLKTANLVLSRGFNIPAICVDVHVHRICNRLGLINTTTPDESEAALRLVMPKEWWIDSNQLLVSFGQTICKPQRPLCSKCPFNKFCPKIII
- a CDS encoding TetR/AcrR family transcriptional regulator; its protein translation is MEPVKKKYHYPADLKQDLLEKGIQLIREKGIDGLTLKSLAGSLGVTSAAMYHHYPDKTALFVAIVERRAVELYQQLNEKVVAVHKDDVAQLLIKSAEVFYDFCAENTEFLALIMGDAIRSWDEYPAINEKVQNVFGILEKAIVQGQQSGILRDGNPYNLMMVLFSGTLGMANIMFNSKTALPAQIVGDARQAFSDVIHGSLNMIRK
- a CDS encoding queuosine precursor transporter, with the protein product MNNLKMEQTVSLFPIFCAVFYVCTSIFANILSTKLVLLGFAGNMVVDAGTIIYPLGFVARDMLHKNLGRKLANQVVILNGFVIAFMALLFYIGALLPPAYQDWPHQAAFEAVLLPVRRIIIASIIAEMVANLLSGIIFGKILKANLKHDMLASFVSSLAAMLVDSVLFTLIAFAGVFPTHVLISIMVVNLVVKGLVAVAGTPLIKLAKLKVNKEDL
- the ispG gene encoding flavodoxin-dependent (E)-4-hydroxy-3-methylbut-2-enyl-diphosphate synthase; amino-acid sequence: MYKRRATGQVKAGSLIIGSSSPITIQTMWDKPLDIIDTGLINRINGLKKLGCDIIRFAVPTMQAAEQLGLLADRLELAVVADIHFDYRIALKCLDYPIAKLRLNPGNIGGAKQVKEVARKALDKAIPIRIGVNGGSLEKRLASLPRVEALVASALEEANLLEQVGFKQIVVSIKDSNPNYVLEANRLLAKQCDYPLHLGITEAGPLIPSLTKSAFFLGTLLSEGIGDTIRISISDTPEREVMAGRELLSTLGLANQPKPKLISCPRCGRASFDVHGFSQKLEPILYTINKDITIAVMGCAVNGPGEAGHADLAISGIGDKVFVYKYGQKVYSGKAIEAESYFMQQLNELAAG
- a CDS encoding adenylate/guanylate cyclase domain-containing protein — encoded protein: MAFNPLYAVRSLKPPPLWAKLFALTALLLMAATITISFVSQSLFTEQLHNQLRSEALTSAQNFSHNFWQSLNFTHQSINNLLAITTGLPNQASLINNFFAANPSLAFFNTAGHSYLNPRLAASLDNELLTRYVNTTIAHPPVTYDRLMLQNISVVFNRPLLAVRFSSGPQDLGLLFIILADELYQSLAGSGQTLVLDTSGQLLVQFTLNSSQPDFSLLPGWAEFVMGDNNSLFYSYSFAGTSYLASLYRANQLDIVTLTTTPLTAELTFVATLTRLNLLISALLLWLTFPILWLFSRTITTPLRQLITASEQLRHGSYAINLPNYGRNELGQLSHSFKELAANLSEEERAKANHPKQFNEFINGEFKEAAIIAASIKDFELFVNEMSPLELMSFLNDYLKRMFNCLKATGVILTKINADSFVAVYSSPLSNNVKNAVDAAILMRESLNSYNLKRVSKGERLIKMNCGISYGKVIVGKLNNENTVIGEAVTLAKSLRRLNYNFETDILINQLSYQRVAGIYLTKVQEKVKLAGKDEAEAVYFIEGRTKSNIANLSQNINDIRHTLDKKRSKVRVNNEQN